In a single window of the Agrobacterium vitis genome:
- the ftsW gene encoding putative lipid II flippase FtsW, translating to MVSRAERGALADWFWTIDRLFLVTFIVLLGIGFMLSFAASPAVAERIGLDSFHFVRRQAAFTIPCLATMVGLSFLSPRQVRRAAVLILLASIALMILALFFGPEVKGAHRWINFGSLSIQPSEFMKPAFVVVCAWLFAEHARQPDIPGNFFAILLFMVVVALLMVQPDFGQTILTSVVWSGMFFMAGVPWIFIIVLALVGGAGSTIAYYTMPHVAGRIDRFLTGEGDTFQVDTAREAIIRGNWFGVGPGEGIVKRIIPDAHTDFIFSVAAEEFGIIFCLLLVSIFAFLVIRGLGHAFRERNDFNRFAVAGLILQIGVQSMINIGVNLELLPAKGMTLPLISYGGSSMVAIGVTAGFILALTRHRPEKRSQERRLFRSVQGVPAE from the coding sequence ATGGTAAGCCGTGCAGAACGTGGAGCTTTGGCGGATTGGTTCTGGACCATTGACCGGCTCTTTCTGGTAACATTCATCGTGCTTCTGGGCATCGGTTTCATGCTGTCCTTTGCCGCGTCTCCGGCGGTGGCCGAGCGCATCGGGCTGGACAGTTTCCACTTCGTGCGCCGTCAGGCCGCCTTTACCATTCCCTGCCTGGCGACCATGGTCGGCCTGTCCTTCCTGTCGCCCCGGCAGGTGCGCCGCGCCGCGGTCCTCATCCTGCTTGCCTCGATCGCCCTCATGATCCTGGCGCTGTTCTTCGGGCCGGAGGTCAAGGGCGCGCATCGCTGGATCAATTTCGGCAGCCTGTCGATCCAGCCTTCGGAATTCATGAAGCCCGCCTTCGTGGTGGTTTGCGCCTGGTTGTTTGCCGAACATGCCCGCCAGCCGGATATTCCGGGCAATTTCTTTGCTATCCTGCTGTTCATGGTCGTCGTGGCGCTGTTGATGGTCCAGCCGGATTTCGGCCAGACCATTCTGACCTCGGTGGTTTGGAGCGGCATGTTCTTCATGGCGGGCGTGCCGTGGATCTTCATCATCGTGCTGGCCCTGGTCGGTGGGGCCGGTTCGACAATTGCCTATTATACCATGCCGCACGTGGCTGGCCGTATCGACCGATTCCTGACCGGCGAGGGCGATACGTTTCAGGTGGATACGGCGCGTGAGGCGATCATTCGCGGCAACTGGTTCGGGGTTGGTCCGGGTGAAGGCATCGTCAAGCGGATCATTCCCGATGCCCATACCGACTTCATCTTTTCGGTGGCTGCCGAGGAATTCGGCATCATTTTCTGCCTGCTGCTGGTGTCGATCTTTGCCTTCCTGGTTATTCGCGGCCTTGGCCATGCCTTTCGCGAGCGCAACGACTTCAACCGTTTTGCGGTGGCCGGGCTGATCCTGCAGATCGGCGTGCAGTCGATGATCAATATCGGCGTTAATCTGGAACTTCTGCCCGCCAAGGGCATGACGCTGCCCTTGATCTCCTATGGTGGTTCTTCCATGGTGGCGATTGGCGTTACGGCGGGCTTCATCCTGGCACTGACACGCCACCGGCCGGAAAAGCGCTCGCAGGAGCGACGCTTGTTCAGGTCGGTCCAGGGTGTTCCAGCAGAATAG
- the murC gene encoding UDP-N-acetylmuramate--L-alanine ligase, with translation MKMPKSIGLVHFIGIGGIGMSGIAEVLHNLGHRVQGSDQAESANVQRLRAKGIEVFVGHKPENLGDAEVVVVSTAIKKDNPELVAAREKLLPVVRRAEMLAELMRFRNAIAIGGTHGKTTTTSMVAALLEAGQLDPTVINGGIINAYGTNARMGEGEWMVVEADESDGTFLKLPADVAVVTNIDPEHLDHYGNFDAVRAAFRQFVENVPFYGFGVMCLDHPEVQALVGRIEDRKVVTYGENPQADVRFSNVRNEGTKSIFDVEIRRRRTGRVFSFKDLTLPMPGRHNISNACAAIAVANRLDISEEAIRKGLSTFGGVKRRFTLTGTWNGVQVFDDYGHHPVEIKAVLKAARESCKGRIIAVHQPHRFSRLSSLFEDFANCFNDADSILLSPVYAAGEDPIEGIDSEALVSRIRSGGHRDVRYLASPDQLAGIISAIAQPGDFVVLLGAGNITQWAAALPSELQALSGKSE, from the coding sequence ATGAAAATGCCGAAGAGCATCGGTCTGGTGCATTTCATCGGGATCGGCGGGATCGGCATGAGCGGCATTGCCGAAGTGCTGCACAATCTTGGCCATCGGGTACAGGGATCGGACCAGGCGGAAAGCGCCAATGTGCAGCGCCTGCGTGCCAAGGGCATCGAGGTGTTTGTCGGCCACAAGCCGGAAAACCTGGGTGATGCCGAGGTCGTTGTCGTTTCCACCGCCATCAAGAAAGACAATCCTGAACTGGTGGCCGCCCGTGAAAAGCTGCTGCCAGTGGTGCGTCGCGCCGAAATGCTGGCGGAGTTGATGCGGTTCCGCAATGCCATCGCCATCGGCGGCACGCATGGCAAGACGACGACCACCTCGATGGTGGCAGCGCTGCTTGAGGCGGGCCAGCTCGATCCGACCGTGATCAATGGCGGCATCATCAATGCCTATGGCACCAATGCCCGCATGGGCGAGGGTGAATGGATGGTGGTTGAGGCCGACGAATCGGACGGCACTTTCCTGAAACTGCCCGCCGATGTGGCTGTTGTTACCAATATCGACCCGGAGCATCTGGACCATTACGGCAATTTCGACGCCGTGCGCGCTGCGTTTCGTCAGTTCGTCGAGAATGTGCCGTTCTACGGTTTTGGGGTCATGTGCCTCGATCACCCCGAAGTGCAGGCGCTGGTTGGCCGGATCGAGGACCGCAAGGTCGTCACCTATGGTGAAAACCCACAGGCCGACGTACGCTTCTCCAACGTTCGCAATGAAGGCACCAAGTCGATTTTCGATGTGGAGATCCGCCGTCGCCGCACGGGCCGGGTTTTCAGCTTCAAAGACCTGACCCTGCCGATGCCGGGCCGCCACAATATCTCCAATGCCTGCGCGGCCATTGCGGTGGCCAACCGGCTGGATATTTCCGAGGAAGCAATCCGCAAGGGCCTGTCCACCTTCGGTGGCGTCAAGCGGCGCTTCACCTTGACCGGCACCTGGAACGGCGTGCAGGTGTTTGACGATTACGGCCACCATCCGGTGGAAATCAAGGCGGTGTTGAAGGCGGCGCGCGAGAGCTGCAAGGGCCGGATCATTGCCGTGCATCAGCCGCATCGCTTCTCGCGTTTGTCGAGTCTATTCGAGGATTTCGCCAATTGCTTCAACGATGCCGATAGTATTCTGTTGTCGCCAGTTTATGCTGCGGGAGAAGATCCCATCGAGGGCATCGATTCTGAGGCGCTGGTGTCGCGCATCCGGTCGGGCGGTCATCGGGATGTGCGCTATCTGGCCTCGCCGGATCAGCTGGCCGGGATCATTTCGGCCATTGCGCAACCGGGTGACTTTGTGGTCCTGTTGGGGGCTGGAAATATTACACAATGGGCAGCGGCGCTGCCTTCAGAATTGCAAGCGCTTTCGGGAAAATCGGAATGA
- the murB gene encoding UDP-N-acetylmuramate dehydrogenase has protein sequence MKQVDGEKLLARLGPGVDALRGRLTPDAPMDRVTWFQAGGLAELMFQPHDRDDLVTFLKLLPDDVPLTVVGVGSNLLVRDGGIPGVVIRLSAKGFGGLELAGENRIRAGAICPDKHIAAMAMDNNIGGFAFYYGIPGSIGGALRMNAGANGGETAERVVEVEAVDRQGNLHVLSKADMGYGYRHSSAPEGLIFISGLFEGFPQEKSVIRAEMDAVRQHRETVQPVKEKTGGSTFKNPEGHSAWELIDEVGGRGLMIGGAQMSSLHCNFMINVGHATAYDLEYLGETIRGQVFEHSGIKLQWEIKRLGLFMPGSEVRPFMGATSE, from the coding sequence ATGAAACAGGTGGATGGGGAAAAGCTGCTGGCCCGCTTGGGGCCGGGTGTGGATGCGCTGCGGGGACGGCTGACGCCTGACGCGCCGATGGACCGGGTGACCTGGTTCCAGGCGGGCGGTTTGGCGGAACTGATGTTCCAGCCGCATGACAGGGACGATCTGGTCACCTTTCTGAAGCTGCTGCCCGATGATGTGCCGCTGACCGTGGTCGGCGTCGGCTCCAACCTGTTGGTGCGCGATGGCGGTATTCCCGGTGTGGTGATCCGCCTGTCGGCCAAGGGGTTCGGCGGCCTGGAACTGGCAGGCGAAAACCGCATCCGCGCTGGTGCTATTTGCCCCGACAAGCATATCGCCGCCATGGCGATGGACAACAATATTGGCGGTTTCGCTTTCTACTATGGCATTCCCGGCTCGATTGGCGGGGCGCTCAGGATGAATGCTGGCGCCAATGGCGGCGAGACGGCAGAGCGGGTCGTCGAGGTCGAGGCCGTAGATCGCCAGGGCAATCTGCATGTGCTGTCCAAGGCTGACATGGGCTATGGCTACCGTCACTCCTCGGCACCGGAAGGCTTGATCTTCATCAGCGGCCTATTTGAAGGCTTCCCCCAGGAGAAATCTGTGATCCGGGCCGAAATGGACGCCGTGCGTCAGCACCGCGAAACCGTACAGCCGGTCAAGGAAAAGACTGGTGGCTCGACCTTCAAGAATCCGGAGGGCCATTCCGCCTGGGAATTGATCGATGAAGTCGGCGGACGCGGCCTGATGATCGGCGGCGCGCAAATGTCGTCGCTGCATTGCAATTTCATGATCAATGTTGGTCACGCCACGGCCTACGATCTCGAATATCTGGGCGAAACGATCCGTGGTCAGGTATTCGAACACTCCGGCATCAAGCTGCAATGGGAAATCAAGCGCCTTGGCCTGTTCATGCCCGGCAGCGAAGTGCGGCCCTTCATGGGCGCGACGAGCGAATAA
- a CDS encoding MFS transporter — MTDAIRTVSPSAEPLAPVALNSPARVLTASLVGTTIEFFDFYVYATAAVLVFPALFFPNSDPMTALLASFATFSIAFFARPLGAVVFGHFGDRIGRKTTLVAALLTMGISTVVIGLLPTYGQIGVFAPLLLALCRFGQGFGLGGEWGGAVLLATENAPEGKRNWYAMFPQLGAPVGLFLSSGIFWLLLHVISKDDLLAWGWRVPFLASTLLIVIGLWVRFSISETPAFRKAMEAHERVAVPVAEIFGKYKRSLFLGTFVALVTFVLFYIGTAWLLSYNIKVLQIPFIDALEIQIMSSVVFGIFIPLTAKVGDKIGRRKALIGITVMIAGFSFLLPVLLTAGETGVAIFAAGSMALMGMTYALIGAALSAPFPTNVRYTGASLTFNFAGIVGASLAPYAATWLQANYGMAYVGYYLGLAAVITLVCILASRKGEV; from the coding sequence ATGACTGATGCGATACGCACCGTATCGCCGTCCGCCGAGCCGCTGGCACCTGTTGCATTGAATTCTCCTGCACGAGTCCTGACGGCAAGCCTGGTCGGCACCACAATCGAATTCTTTGATTTCTACGTCTACGCAACGGCGGCCGTGCTGGTTTTCCCGGCGCTGTTCTTCCCCAACAGCGATCCGATGACGGCTCTGCTGGCCTCGTTTGCAACCTTTTCCATCGCGTTTTTCGCCCGTCCGCTGGGCGCTGTGGTGTTCGGCCATTTCGGTGACCGTATCGGCCGCAAGACGACGCTGGTGGCGGCTCTGCTGACCATGGGCATTTCCACCGTGGTGATCGGCCTTCTGCCAACCTATGGGCAGATCGGCGTATTTGCGCCGTTGCTGCTGGCGCTGTGCCGGTTCGGGCAAGGCTTTGGTCTTGGGGGCGAATGGGGTGGAGCCGTATTGCTGGCCACCGAAAACGCCCCGGAAGGCAAGCGCAACTGGTATGCGATGTTCCCGCAGCTTGGCGCACCGGTCGGCCTGTTTCTGTCGTCGGGTATTTTCTGGTTGCTGCTGCATGTGATTTCCAAGGACGACCTGCTGGCCTGGGGCTGGCGCGTTCCGTTCCTGGCCTCGACCCTGCTGATCGTCATCGGTCTTTGGGTGCGTTTTTCGATTTCCGAAACGCCAGCCTTCCGCAAGGCCATGGAAGCCCATGAGCGGGTGGCCGTGCCGGTTGCCGAAATCTTTGGCAAATACAAGCGCAGCCTGTTCCTCGGCACCTTCGTGGCTCTGGTTACCTTCGTGCTGTTCTACATCGGCACGGCCTGGCTGCTGTCCTACAATATCAAGGTCTTGCAGATCCCCTTCATCGACGCCCTGGAAATCCAGATCATGAGCTCGGTGGTGTTCGGCATCTTCATTCCGCTGACGGCCAAGGTCGGCGACAAGATCGGTCGCCGCAAGGCGCTGATCGGCATCACCGTGATGATTGCCGGTTTCTCCTTCCTACTGCCGGTTCTGCTGACCGCAGGTGAGACAGGTGTGGCAATCTTCGCCGCGGGCTCCATGGCCTTGATGGGCATGACCTATGCGCTGATCGGGGCTGCTCTGTCTGCCCCCTTCCCCACCAATGTCCGCTATACCGGCGCTTCGCTGACCTTCAACTTCGCAGGCATCGTCGGCGCGTCGCTGGCACCCTATGCCGCCACCTGGCTCCAGGCCAATTACGGCATGGCCTATGTCGGCTACTATCTCGGCCTTGCCGCCGTGATCACGCTGGTCTGCATTCTCGCATCCCGCAAGGGCGAAGTGTAA
- a CDS encoding D-alanine--D-alanine ligase, translating to MAKKHVAVLLGGFSSERPVSLASGAPCASALEEHGYRVTRVDVTRDIASVLQELKPDVAFNALHGPFGEDGTIQGILEYLSIPYTHSGVLASALAMDKAQAKIVAAAAGIPVAFARQMSRFDIGNVHPIEPPYVVKPVREGSSFGVVIVKEDQSHPPQVLGSSEWRYGDTVMVESYVAGRELTCGVMDGRPLAVTEVIAKANTFYDYDSKYAAGGSAHIIPAQLSPKIYQKIQDLSVRAHNAIGCRGVSRSDFRYDDRFSEDGDLIWLEVNTQPGMTPTSLVPEMAAHAGISFGEFVSWMVEDASCSR from the coding sequence ATGGCTAAGAAGCATGTTGCCGTATTGCTGGGTGGATTTTCGTCGGAGCGGCCTGTCAGCCTGGCCTCTGGCGCCCCTTGCGCATCGGCGCTTGAGGAGCACGGCTACCGCGTGACACGGGTGGATGTCACTCGCGATATCGCCAGCGTGCTTCAGGAGTTGAAGCCTGATGTGGCTTTCAATGCTTTGCATGGCCCTTTCGGTGAAGACGGCACCATTCAGGGTATCCTCGAATACCTCTCCATCCCCTATACGCATTCCGGTGTGCTGGCCTCGGCGCTGGCTATGGATAAGGCGCAGGCGAAGATCGTGGCGGCGGCAGCAGGTATTCCTGTGGCTTTTGCCCGTCAGATGTCGCGCTTTGATATCGGCAATGTCCATCCGATCGAGCCGCCTTATGTCGTCAAGCCGGTGCGGGAAGGCTCCAGCTTCGGCGTGGTGATCGTCAAGGAAGATCAGTCGCATCCGCCGCAGGTCCTCGGCTCGTCGGAATGGCGCTATGGCGATACCGTCATGGTCGAATCCTACGTGGCTGGCCGCGAATTGACCTGCGGTGTCATGGATGGCAGGCCGCTGGCCGTGACCGAGGTGATCGCCAAGGCCAATACATTCTACGATTACGACTCTAAATACGCCGCAGGTGGCTCGGCCCATATCATTCCGGCGCAACTTTCACCGAAAATTTACCAAAAAATACAAGACTTGTCCGTCAGGGCCCACAACGCGATCGGGTGTCGTGGCGTCAGTCGGTCCGACTTCCGTTACGACGACCGTTTTTCTGAAGATGGCGACTTGATCTGGCTGGAGGTGAATACCCAGCCGGGCATGACGCCAACCTCGCTTGTGCCTGAAATGGCTGCGCATGCGGGCATTTCCTTTGGTGAATTCGTCAGCTGGATGGTGGAGGACGCGTCGTGTTCACGGTAA
- a CDS encoding cell division protein FtsQ/DivIB, translating into MFTVSAKKSAKGSKAAPYRAPSLADDGLMALPRPARRLVRFVVALCSGRVAVPEHLGKVSFAAYILAVGGYGIVKGGHWPDFAEAMTSTAGFAVEDVKLSGNVHTSEIDVLQSLGLDGATSLVAIDADDARRKVAGLPWVEQVEVRKIYPRTIEVNIKEREAYGIWQHGTDLSLIEKSGSIIAPLRDNKFATLPLFVGRDAEVAAQDIAGEFATWPQITGRVKAYVRVASRRWDLYLDNGVVVKLPEDDVDGAMARLAKMEADHQLLDRDIAAVDLRLSDRMTVQLTPEALVRRQAAVTARAKALAKAEKET; encoded by the coding sequence GTGTTCACGGTAAGCGCCAAAAAATCGGCAAAGGGCAGCAAGGCTGCACCTTATCGCGCGCCCAGCCTGGCGGATGACGGCTTGATGGCTCTGCCGCGCCCTGCTCGCCGGCTGGTGCGGTTCGTCGTCGCTCTCTGCTCAGGCAGGGTGGCTGTGCCGGAACATCTCGGCAAGGTTTCTTTTGCGGCCTATATCCTTGCCGTCGGTGGTTACGGCATCGTCAAGGGCGGTCACTGGCCGGACTTTGCCGAGGCGATGACCTCGACTGCGGGTTTTGCAGTTGAAGACGTCAAGCTGTCGGGCAATGTTCACACATCCGAAATCGATGTGCTGCAATCGCTGGGTCTGGATGGTGCGACCTCTCTGGTGGCCATCGACGCCGATGACGCGCGCCGTAAGGTCGCGGGCCTGCCTTGGGTAGAGCAAGTCGAGGTTCGCAAGATCTATCCGCGCACCATCGAGGTGAATATCAAGGAACGTGAGGCCTATGGTATCTGGCAGCATGGCACCGACCTGTCGCTGATCGAAAAGAGCGGCAGCATCATCGCGCCGCTGCGTGACAATAAATTTGCCACCCTGCCGCTGTTCGTTGGCCGTGATGCCGAAGTGGCAGCCCAGGACATTGCCGGAGAGTTTGCGACCTGGCCTCAGATTACCGGTCGCGTCAAAGCCTATGTTCGCGTCGCCAGCCGTCGTTGGGATCTCTATCTCGACAATGGCGTCGTGGTGAAGTTGCCGGAAGACGATGTCGATGGCGCGATGGCGCGTCTGGCGAAGATGGAAGCGGATCACCAATTGCTGGACCGCGACATCGCTGCTGTCGACCTGCGCCTTTCAGACCGCATGACCGTCCAATTGACGCCTGAGGCGCTGGTGCGCCGTCAGGCTGCGGTGACGGCTCGCGCCAAGGCCCTCGCCAAGGCGGAGAAAGAGACATGA
- the ftsA gene encoding cell division protein FtsA, translated as MSVFGSSFGLPRMKPLSHKRSHVVSVLDIGSTKVVCMIGRLTPRKESDVLPGRTHHVEVIGIGHQRSRGMKSGVISDIESVESVVRLAVDAAERMAGLTVDSLIVNVSAGRIGSDVYTATIDLGGQEVESADLKRVLSAASHQSQRRDRVLLHSLATGFSLDGERGIRDPLGMFGDTLGVDMHVVTAERPALKNLELCINRAHLTVEGLVATPYASGLAALVDDEVELGCAAIDMGGGTTTISVFAEGKLIHTDAIAIGGHHVTTDLARGLSTRIEDAERLKVVHGSAFANGSEERDVVAIPPIGEDDRDLPIQVPRSLLTRIIQARIEETLEMIRDRIHASGFSPVVGKRLVLTGGASQLTGLPEVARRMLARNVRIGRPMGVSGLPVAAKGPAFSTAVGLMIYPQVADQEIAVGQGGLFSSGSGNSRMMRVGQWLKESF; from the coding sequence ATGAGCGTCTTCGGTTCCTCTTTCGGATTGCCCCGTATGAAACCTCTCTCGCACAAGCGCAGCCATGTCGTTTCGGTTCTCGATATCGGCTCTACTAAAGTGGTCTGCATGATCGGCCGGCTGACGCCGCGCAAGGAAAGCGATGTCCTGCCGGGCCGGACCCATCATGTCGAAGTGATCGGCATTGGCCACCAGCGTTCGCGTGGCATGAAGTCCGGCGTGATCTCCGATATCGAATCGGTGGAAAGCGTCGTGCGGCTTGCGGTGGATGCCGCCGAGCGCATGGCGGGCCTGACCGTCGACAGTCTGATCGTCAATGTCTCGGCTGGCCGGATCGGCTCGGACGTCTATACCGCCACCATCGATCTTGGCGGCCAGGAAGTGGAAAGCGCCGATCTCAAGCGGGTTCTGTCTGCTGCCAGCCACCAGTCGCAACGCCGTGACCGGGTGCTGCTACATTCGCTGGCGACTGGCTTTTCGCTGGATGGCGAGCGCGGTATCCGCGATCCACTCGGCATGTTCGGTGATACGCTGGGTGTCGACATGCATGTGGTGACGGCGGAACGTCCGGCGCTGAAAAATCTCGAGCTTTGCATCAACCGCGCCCATCTGACGGTCGAGGGCCTGGTGGCGACGCCTTACGCCAGCGGCCTTGCCGCTCTGGTGGACGACGAAGTCGAGCTGGGCTGCGCCGCTATCGACATGGGCGGCGGCACGACGACGATCTCGGTATTTGCCGAGGGGAAGTTGATTCACACGGATGCCATCGCCATTGGCGGCCATCATGTCACCACGGATCTGGCGCGTGGTCTTTCGACCCGCATCGAGGATGCGGAGCGGTTGAAGGTCGTCCATGGTTCGGCCTTTGCCAATGGCTCTGAAGAGCGCGATGTTGTTGCAATTCCGCCAATCGGCGAAGACGATCGCGATTTACCGATCCAGGTTCCACGTTCTTTGCTGACGCGAATCATTCAAGCGCGTATTGAAGAGACTCTGGAGATGATTCGCGACCGAATCCACGCATCGGGCTTTAGCCCCGTGGTCGGCAAGCGTTTGGTTCTGACCGGTGGCGCAAGCCAGTTGACCGGTCTTCCGGAAGTCGCGCGGCGGATGCTCGCCCGCAATGTCCGGATTGGCCGCCCGATGGGGGTCTCTGGCCTGCCTGTGGCGGCCAAGGGACCGGCTTTCTCCACTGCGGTAGGTCTGATGATCTATCCGCAGGTGGCCGATCAGGAGATCGCCGTGGGGCAGGGAGGCTTGTTCTCCTCTGGCTCCGGCAACAGCCGCATGATGCGCGTGGGACAATGGTTGAAAGAGAGTTTTTGA